A region from the Mesomycoplasma hyopneumoniae J genome encodes:
- a CDS encoding DUF1410 domain-containing protein, which yields MDDINDKKSKKAMKKSKRRAIILSLLAFGGLSVGSFGFLPFLLKSWNTLQYNIVDFRHINQDNINYEIEFALSDLDSFKLNYQDLNVDLTKDKEGKEVVATYTAIYDEFSRYWRINSKYSNLSFGRRYYLKVYLDDKKQKRFSAKKVIGFGQNVTNFVDTPPAVSTINFEARTPSTASVSVKFADEAANLEGKKVALEYYYVLKNQADDLESQLENAKTAQEIHTSYVDAGIVKDGKVEFALNNLHPGLDYKISAIRYVDTNNRQEIPLSPMQKIALDPKIDFEKDSTKKRLFETKTAKFKLVTKSLIDQNLSFSQKRLNINFDSFESTQELQNKIIKMHYKDLKTSQTYVVSAIYSADLASFDLNNLDPGRTYQIESFELEGAQIEFGNTFIKNFYTPAAVIDSKIAIGATFANVDLTIASADNLEGAQALLYLDDSSIIPTSATFFQGQENGIYKISFKAKGLVNDTKYALDKLLLISKVPNSVFSLQKDGYDYKNILFLWNKNLEISSPKRNFITTISDLKTFIKLEPKILASKVEYTFGFLPESAYLNDKNLYLYYYKKDNPAKLYKSKVAKAEGSEIKFDLEDFEVSSVYKLAKIEIAEKPDLAVAIQFDLGKSSAQKLPYDEFFIKYRVSEIKFDQITETSAKVAVSLEGDFKNSVGKTGAKNEFSAKLVFGQPGFGNLSSTIKVDLAPTNQASGTPGPEKKEYILSDNKLILHFNLENLDPKTEYQVVDLEIPELAEFFSSSGILEQNAKFSTSYKKIKIFGSNFDNISETSAIATIYFDPTFNSYLNNYKFKVKFKDENNKIVSYPNQVGNNIKAVTDKREKEDKKGKEKQEESKTVQSQELENKNPEYIQVVNNAIKVSLSNLYPGKKYEFAGLESAPGQDSGLTELNYEYLNNKLEEDSNKTQGEPPYFYTIPQIQSIKSQPQQDSAKIIIDFNIKDPNFGKRPNKSDKNAIIFLKNNANGAAASEKTTIKFSNNTNTAEFDLKNLEKLSHYTITELLLDSQRINFAPKLKDEKAPERNFYTVATTASVVKIVQFEKKHNKIGLELTFDPVKDIYLKNDQIKVMLKPKNQNQDAKTIEATGNVDEKLVLKLNFENTQPGSEYEIEKISNLTKDKNIQTSVGFEIKAQSYAPGITSSDSQAKIYSAPELFKFEVQSNKSEQVKVKLSFKDAEQILIQNSKQLTLLMKNEKTNAIITATGTAKNESGLISAEFDFKNLDRNQKYILVSINDYSQVDSSIWVNHELENKKSFNVNVDKIEVKNLVYSDIKSDGVKAEIYFDPIRDGYLENQEIEVEIIEDKEPKAQFQSVSTVIAQEGQTNQTKKVKIIRQGDGRLVASLNFDHLKEGTDFKIKGLKIINKNAIFTNKEYQNTGPKFEIVNEFTSAIIKGQQRQIGEINDQAKQKTLKFATDIVISNVEFNPSQTRGGHNQGQGQGQQDLQRSATIKITFSNSNNEILKLNNNQVTTLTLRNKKTGKVVLASAKVQENSGAASATFEFKNNLDKFTEYEISSLSVVRTNGIYQIPFAKTIKNDTSKTQFKTKLSSIKVVDIKYSDLSPTSVLLTTFFDSLEDGSLNNDFEATLEYELKNKQNSGGQNSTKTSKVAIENNQASFQIENLGEATGYTVKNLEITKKPITRSTRSKRSTPENEFKNLKVEFDQQKVETPMKKDFFTKSLISSITINKDLIKNTQSNPPQKIEISNTNLSDTSAGIEIKIKDPKKFFEAYSNGKSKQGQASQIHLMIKSQRTGAIFQAQAQISYQGEEATAKFSFENLEKYSLYSIVDIFVSGVPVGFLRNLTQDQKKFHTTAKEVLPESISQTEYRKHGAVIRMVFDVNKNWFLVNNKIKISFKKQGDNGSEDAQLTAEAVVKEDGLAIFDIQKDQIKNKVPSGTRYEITKMEFLPQTNTNQAIIKHFPLAKYIGTDQNRSTSSLSASQDSPQAPSRKKRDLSLFSSALNYQVSEFATQPSPAPSTNTSNNFAAVSLKLDPLSQDKQQTNTLIKTFDTAAYVVNIEKVNLSGNNAEIKIKLNTTKLLEKVSQNKRKIKLKYIDITSGQEKTAELKDQGGQQQPNSSSGEYTFSASDLKPLNYYQLVSVVYENNGKSEQVINFDDDSITFQDKLFRTTPASFSVVDIQRTLLDKENSVVYVKIQLDEQSASYLEGYKVKVSYKRQDKTNSNTPMSVVEGKIQSDGTIQVKLEDIYDNTGQSQQKQLSLKQLDTRTNPIEKETNTLINQVNDPKTSSSKTEEKQIGQNKIFEGFKYKIEKVELIGKPEVSERSRKRRSTSVSNLIDFNKSFNTQAEFKNPQGLIPQTPISQKQIIEGIPIRVYDQIISTEEKDKTSGIETKIYAWFISSEDLKEQDQDKKHFKVQLYNKTLNKLEIISQLQKSKS from the coding sequence ATGGATGATATCAATGACAAAAAATCAAAAAAAGCGATGAAAAAGTCAAAAAGACGTGCGATTATTCTTTCACTTTTAGCCTTTGGTGGCCTTAGTGTTGGTTCTTTTGGTTTTCTCCCTTTCCTTCTTAAGTCCTGAAATACACTTCAGTACAACATTGTCGATTTTAGACATATAAATCAAGATAATATCAATTACGAGATTGAGTTTGCCCTTAGTGATCTTGATTCTTTTAAACTAAATTATCAGGATTTAAATGTTGATCTTACAAAAGATAAAGAAGGAAAAGAGGTTGTAGCTACTTATACTGCCATATATGATGAATTTAGTCGTTATTGAAGAATAAATTCTAAATATAGCAATCTCAGTTTTGGGCGTCGTTACTATCTAAAAGTTTATCTTGATGATAAAAAACAGAAAAGATTTTCGGCAAAAAAAGTGATTGGCTTTGGACAAAATGTGACAAATTTTGTTGATACTCCTCCTGCTGTATCAACAATCAATTTTGAGGCCAGAACTCCTTCTACAGCTTCAGTATCAGTTAAATTTGCCGATGAGGCAGCAAATCTAGAAGGGAAAAAAGTCGCCCTTGAATATTATTATGTCCTAAAAAATCAAGCAGATGATCTTGAAAGCCAACTTGAAAATGCTAAAACCGCCCAAGAAATCCATACTTCTTATGTTGATGCCGGAATTGTTAAAGACGGAAAAGTTGAATTTGCCCTAAATAATTTACACCCCGGACTTGATTATAAGATCAGCGCAATTCGTTATGTTGATACAAATAATCGGCAAGAAATTCCCCTTTCACCGATGCAGAAAATTGCCCTTGATCCAAAAATCGATTTTGAAAAAGATAGTACCAAAAAACGTTTATTTGAAACCAAAACTGCTAAATTCAAATTAGTAACTAAATCGTTAATTGACCAAAATTTATCTTTTTCCCAAAAAAGGCTAAATATTAATTTTGATAGTTTTGAATCCACCCAGGAATTACAAAATAAAATAATTAAAATGCACTATAAAGATCTTAAAACAAGTCAGACTTATGTAGTTAGTGCAATTTATTCTGCCGATCTTGCTAGTTTTGATCTAAATAATTTAGATCCAGGTCGTACTTACCAGATCGAAAGTTTTGAACTTGAAGGTGCCCAGATCGAATTTGGTAATACTTTTATTAAAAATTTTTATACCCCAGCAGCAGTAATTGATTCAAAAATTGCAATTGGAGCTACTTTTGCTAATGTCGATCTAACAATTGCCTCAGCTGATAATCTTGAAGGGGCACAAGCACTTTTATATTTAGATGATAGCTCAATTATCCCAACAAGTGCTACATTTTTTCAGGGACAAGAAAATGGGATCTATAAAATCAGTTTTAAAGCCAAAGGTCTTGTAAATGATACAAAATATGCCCTTGATAAACTTTTATTAATTTCAAAGGTGCCAAATTCAGTTTTTAGTTTGCAAAAAGATGGATATGACTATAAAAATATTCTTTTTCTTTGAAATAAAAATTTAGAGATCAGCTCACCAAAAAGAAATTTTATTACAACAATTTCCGATCTTAAAACTTTTATTAAATTAGAGCCAAAAATTTTGGCAAGTAAAGTTGAATATACCTTTGGTTTCCTCCCTGAGTCTGCTTATTTAAATGATAAAAATCTTTATTTATATTATTATAAAAAAGATAATCCTGCTAAATTATATAAATCAAAGGTTGCTAAAGCCGAAGGTTCTGAGATCAAATTTGATCTTGAGGATTTTGAAGTATCTTCTGTTTATAAACTAGCCAAAATTGAGATTGCCGAAAAACCAGATCTAGCCGTAGCAATCCAATTTGATTTAGGAAAATCAAGTGCACAAAAATTACCTTATGATGAATTTTTCATCAAATATCGTGTCTCAGAAATTAAATTTGATCAAATAACAGAGACAAGTGCAAAAGTTGCTGTAAGTCTTGAAGGGGATTTTAAAAATTCAGTTGGTAAAACCGGGGCCAAAAATGAATTTAGTGCCAAACTCGTTTTTGGTCAACCCGGTTTTGGTAATCTTTCTAGCACAATCAAAGTCGATCTTGCCCCAACAAATCAAGCAAGCGGAACTCCAGGCCCAGAGAAAAAAGAATATATCCTTAGTGATAATAAATTAATTCTCCATTTTAATCTTGAAAATTTAGATCCAAAAACCGAATATCAAGTTGTCGATCTTGAGATTCCTGAACTTGCTGAATTTTTTAGTTCATCAGGAATTCTTGAACAAAATGCAAAATTTAGTACTAGTTATAAAAAGATTAAGATTTTTGGTTCTAATTTTGATAATATAAGTGAAACTAGCGCAATTGCAACAATTTATTTTGATCCAACTTTTAATAGTTATTTAAATAATTATAAATTCAAAGTCAAATTTAAAGACGAAAATAATAAAATAGTTTCCTATCCAAATCAAGTAGGCAATAATATAAAAGCTGTTACAGATAAAAGAGAAAAAGAAGATAAAAAAGGAAAGGAAAAGCAAGAAGAATCTAAAACCGTTCAAAGTCAAGAACTAGAAAATAAAAACCCTGAATACATTCAGGTAGTTAATAATGCAATTAAAGTTAGTCTATCAAATCTTTATCCTGGAAAAAAATACGAATTTGCCGGACTTGAGTCAGCCCCAGGCCAAGATTCAGGGCTAACAGAGCTAAATTATGAATATCTTAATAATAAATTAGAAGAAGATTCTAATAAAACTCAAGGCGAACCCCCTTATTTTTATACAATCCCCCAGATTCAATCAATTAAAAGTCAACCCCAACAAGATAGTGCAAAAATTATAATTGATTTTAATATCAAAGATCCAAATTTTGGCAAAAGACCAAATAAATCAGATAAAAATGCAATTATTTTCTTAAAAAATAATGCAAATGGGGCTGCCGCTTCTGAAAAAACTACAATAAAATTCTCTAATAATACAAATACAGCCGAATTTGATCTAAAAAATCTTGAAAAATTAAGTCATTATACAATTACAGAACTACTTCTTGATTCCCAAAGAATAAATTTTGCTCCTAAATTAAAAGATGAAAAAGCCCCTGAGCGTAATTTTTATACAGTTGCAACAACAGCAAGTGTAGTAAAAATTGTCCAGTTCGAGAAAAAACATAATAAAATCGGCCTTGAATTAACTTTTGATCCCGTCAAAGATATCTATTTAAAAAATGATCAAATCAAAGTGATGCTAAAACCAAAAAATCAAAATCAAGATGCAAAAACAATTGAGGCAACCGGAAATGTTGATGAAAAATTAGTTTTAAAACTAAATTTTGAGAATACCCAACCCGGAAGTGAATATGAAATTGAAAAGATTAGCAATCTAACCAAAGATAAAAATATTCAAACCTCAGTAGGCTTTGAAATTAAAGCTCAATCTTATGCCCCAGGAATTACATCAAGTGATAGTCAGGCAAAAATTTATTCAGCCCCTGAACTTTTTAAATTTGAGGTTCAATCAAATAAAAGCGAGCAAGTTAAAGTAAAACTTTCCTTTAAAGACGCAGAACAAATTTTGATACAAAATTCAAAACAGCTAACCTTGTTAATGAAAAATGAAAAAACAAATGCAATTATTACTGCAACAGGGACTGCTAAAAACGAAAGCGGACTAATTTCTGCCGAATTTGATTTTAAAAATCTTGATCGAAATCAAAAATATATTCTTGTATCAATTAATGATTATTCTCAAGTTGATTCAAGTATCTGGGTTAATCACGAACTTGAAAATAAAAAATCATTTAATGTAAATGTTGATAAAATCGAAGTTAAAAATCTTGTCTATTCTGATATTAAATCAGATGGGGTTAAAGCCGAGATCTATTTTGATCCAATCCGCGATGGCTATCTTGAAAATCAAGAAATCGAAGTTGAAATAATCGAAGATAAAGAACCTAAGGCTCAATTTCAAAGCGTTTCTACAGTCATTGCGCAAGAAGGGCAAACCAATCAGACTAAAAAAGTAAAAATCATCAGGCAAGGCGATGGTCGTCTTGTTGCCAGCCTTAATTTTGATCATCTAAAAGAAGGAACCGATTTTAAGATCAAAGGGCTTAAAATAATTAATAAGAATGCAATTTTTACAAATAAGGAATATCAAAATACAGGCCCAAAATTCGAGATCGTCAATGAATTTACAAGCGCGATAATCAAAGGTCAACAAAGACAAATCGGCGAAATTAACGATCAAGCAAAACAAAAAACACTTAAATTTGCCACTGATATAGTAATTTCGAATGTCGAATTTAATCCTAGTCAAACCAGGGGCGGGCATAATCAAGGCCAAGGCCAAGGTCAACAAGATCTTCAAAGATCAGCAACAATTAAAATAACCTTTTCAAATTCAAATAATGAAATTTTAAAACTAAATAATAACCAAGTTACAACTCTAACCCTAAGAAATAAAAAAACCGGTAAGGTAGTTTTAGCAAGTGCAAAAGTTCAAGAAAATTCCGGTGCAGCAAGTGCTACTTTTGAATTTAAAAATAATCTTGATAAATTTACTGAATATGAAATTAGTTCACTATCAGTTGTAAGAACTAATGGGATCTACCAAATCCCCTTTGCAAAAACAATTAAAAATGATACTTCAAAAACGCAGTTTAAAACCAAACTTAGTTCAATTAAAGTTGTTGATATCAAATATTCTGATCTAAGCCCGACAAGCGTTTTACTTACAACTTTTTTTGACTCCCTTGAAGATGGATCACTTAATAACGATTTTGAAGCCACACTCGAATATGAACTTAAAAATAAACAGAATAGTGGCGGGCAAAATAGTACAAAAACTTCAAAAGTAGCAATTGAAAATAATCAAGCAAGTTTTCAAATTGAAAATCTTGGCGAGGCCACTGGATATACAGTTAAAAATTTAGAAATTACAAAAAAACCTATAACAAGGTCTACAAGATCAAAAAGAAGCACTCCCGAAAACGAATTTAAAAACCTTAAAGTCGAATTTGATCAACAAAAAGTAGAAACTCCAATGAAAAAAGATTTCTTTACAAAATCTTTAATTTCCTCAATTACAATCAATAAGGATTTAATTAAAAATACCCAAAGTAATCCTCCTCAAAAAATTGAGATTAGTAATACTAATTTATCTGATACATCCGCTGGGATTGAAATTAAAATTAAAGACCCGAAAAAGTTTTTTGAAGCCTATTCAAATGGTAAGTCAAAACAAGGACAGGCAAGTCAAATTCATTTAATGATTAAATCCCAAAGAACCGGGGCAATTTTTCAAGCTCAGGCACAAATCTCTTATCAGGGAGAGGAAGCAACAGCGAAATTTTCCTTTGAAAATTTAGAAAAATATAGTTTGTATTCAATTGTTGATATTTTTGTAAGTGGTGTTCCAGTTGGATTTCTTAGAAATTTAACTCAGGACCAAAAGAAATTCCATACAACTGCAAAAGAAGTACTTCCAGAGTCAATATCACAGACCGAATATCGCAAACACGGAGCGGTTATCCGAATGGTTTTTGATGTAAATAAAAACTGGTTTTTAGTAAATAATAAAATTAAAATCAGTTTTAAAAAACAAGGGGATAATGGATCTGAGGATGCCCAGCTTACTGCTGAGGCAGTAGTAAAAGAAGATGGACTTGCAATTTTTGATATTCAAAAAGATCAAATTAAAAATAAAGTACCTTCTGGTACTAGATATGAAATTACCAAAATGGAATTTCTCCCTCAGACTAATACAAATCAGGCAATAATAAAACATTTCCCGCTTGCAAAATATATTGGAACCGATCAAAATCGATCTACAAGCTCGCTAAGTGCATCTCAAGACTCACCACAAGCTCCTAGCCGTAAAAAAAGGGATCTAAGTCTTTTTAGTAGTGCTCTAAATTATCAAGTAAGTGAGTTTGCAACCCAACCTAGTCCAGCACCAAGCACAAATACAAGTAATAATTTTGCGGCTGTTAGTCTAAAATTAGACCCCCTTAGTCAAGATAAGCAACAAACAAATACACTAATAAAAACTTTTGATACTGCCGCTTATGTTGTAAATATTGAAAAAGTTAATCTTTCAGGGAATAATGCTGAAATTAAAATCAAATTAAATACAACGAAATTACTTGAAAAAGTAAGCCAAAATAAAAGAAAAATAAAATTAAAATACATTGATATAACATCTGGCCAAGAAAAAACAGCCGAACTTAAAGATCAAGGGGGTCAACAACAGCCAAATTCTTCAAGTGGTGAATATACTTTTTCAGCCAGTGATCTAAAACCGCTTAATTATTATCAATTAGTCTCTGTTGTCTATGAAAATAACGGGAAATCTGAACAAGTAATTAATTTTGATGATGATAGTATAACTTTTCAAGATAAATTATTCCGAACTACCCCTGCAAGTTTTTCAGTAGTTGATATTCAAAGAACTTTATTAGATAAGGAAAACAGCGTTGTTTATGTAAAAATCCAATTAGATGAGCAATCGGCTTCATATCTTGAAGGTTATAAAGTCAAAGTTTCTTATAAAAGACAAGATAAAACAAATTCTAATACTCCAATGTCAGTAGTTGAAGGGAAAATCCAATCTGATGGAACAATACAAGTCAAACTTGAGGATATCTATGATAATACAGGACAATCCCAGCAAAAGCAACTTAGTCTAAAACAACTAGATACTCGAACAAATCCAATTGAAAAAGAAACAAATACCCTTATTAATCAAGTTAATGATCCAAAAACTTCAAGTTCAAAAACAGAAGAAAAACAGATAGGCCAAAATAAAATCTTTGAAGGATTTAAATATAAAATCGAAAAAGTTGAACTAATAGGAAAACCAGAAGTCTCAGAAAGATCAAGAAAAAGAAGGTCTACTTCAGTATCTAATTTAATCGATTTTAATAAATCGTTTAATACCCAAGCCGAATTTAAAAATCCTCAAGGCTTAATACCACAAACACCAATAAGTCAAAAACAAATAATTGAGGGAATCCCAATTAGAGTTTACGATCAAATTATTTCTACTGAGGAAAAAGATAAAACTTCAGGGATTGAGACCAAAATTTATGCTTGATTTATTTCTTCAGAAGATCTAAAAGAACAAGATCAGGACAAAAAACACTTTAAAGTACAATTATATAATAAAACTCTAAACAAATTAGAAATAATTTCCCAGCTGCAAAAATCGAAAAGCTAG
- the metK gene encoding methionine adenosyltransferase yields MLAAKISVAESVGKGHPDKICDQISDAILDEILKQDEHARVAVETMASNRLIIIGGEISTSGYVDLVKIAWEILFEIGYNENDFTIISNVNRQSGEIASLVDQKNGTIGAGDQGIVYGFATNECPNFMPLAQNLANFLVKKAEELRKIGEFQFACADMKSQVEIHYDQNSKPKVKSMLMSIQHQQNFNYHNFVEFVINKIMIPAAKKYNLNIDFEKKVNKSGDFTIGGPIGDTGLTGRKLIIDTYGDAAKHGGGAFSGKDYTKVDRSGAYIARWIAKNLVAAGVAAEIELQFAYAIGNEYPELINVTYLKNAKIPTVKIIEIIKNVFNLRLVSLISRLNLRKPIYRNLAVYGHFGRDELDLPWEKLDMVEKIKDYLKI; encoded by the coding sequence ATGTTAGCAGCGAAAATTTCTGTTGCTGAATCAGTCGGAAAAGGTCATCCTGATAAAATTTGTGATCAAATTAGCGATGCTATTCTTGATGAAATTCTTAAACAGGATGAGCACGCACGAGTTGCCGTTGAAACAATGGCATCAAACCGCCTAATTATAATTGGGGGAGAAATCTCAACAAGTGGTTATGTCGATCTTGTAAAAATTGCTTGAGAGATTTTATTTGAAATTGGTTATAACGAAAATGATTTTACAATAATTTCCAATGTAAATCGCCAATCCGGCGAGATAGCTTCCCTTGTCGATCAGAAAAACGGTACAATCGGTGCTGGCGATCAAGGGATTGTTTATGGTTTTGCCACTAACGAGTGCCCAAATTTTATGCCCTTAGCACAAAATTTGGCTAACTTTTTAGTTAAAAAAGCTGAAGAACTCCGGAAAATAGGTGAATTTCAATTTGCCTGTGCGGATATGAAATCCCAAGTTGAGATTCACTATGATCAAAACAGTAAACCAAAAGTTAAAAGTATGCTTATGTCAATCCAACATCAGCAGAATTTTAACTATCATAATTTTGTTGAATTTGTAATTAACAAAATTATGATTCCAGCAGCAAAAAAATATAATTTAAATATTGACTTTGAAAAAAAAGTTAACAAATCCGGTGATTTTACAATTGGAGGACCAATTGGTGATACAGGGCTTACGGGGCGAAAACTCATAATTGATACTTATGGGGATGCTGCAAAACATGGAGGGGGCGCCTTTAGTGGAAAAGATTATACAAAAGTTGACCGAAGTGGCGCTTATATTGCCCGGTGAATAGCAAAAAATCTTGTCGCCGCCGGAGTAGCTGCCGAAATCGAGCTACAATTTGCTTATGCAATCGGTAATGAATATCCAGAACTAATTAATGTTACTTACCTAAAAAATGCTAAAATTCCAACGGTAAAAATTATTGAAATTATTAAAAACGTATTTAATCTTCGTCTAGTTAGTTTAATTTCTCGGCTTAATTTGAGGAAACCAATCTACCGAAATTTAGCAGTTTATGGTCATTTTGGTCGTGATGAGCTCGATCTTCCCTGAGAAAAGCTTGATATGGTTGAAAAAATTAAGGATTATCTAAAAATTTAA
- a CDS encoding ABC transporter ATP-binding protein, with protein sequence MFSKTKKVEKQNQALAIIKDTNQANLTKKQLKLIRWANDNPRVKSGNIDKTNSPGAIIDFKNVAKYYLFGSVVTKVFADINFSIAAGDFAILSGKSGSGKSTILNLMSGLDRATEGEIIVDSVNLAYLKNGELTKFRRQNVSFIFQSYNLLGNINGYDNVQVGAYLQKDKSKVLDIEQLFAEFELDDIKFKFPSQMSGGQQQRISILRALVKNAKVIFADEPTGALDETNTNIVLRALKYINKKYKTTIVMVSHDPAMEALADLIIKLKNGKLTTKRHKSLSFEEFLAQKAKNS encoded by the coding sequence ATATTTTCCAAAACAAAAAAAGTAGAAAAACAAAACCAAGCCCTGGCGATTATCAAAGATACAAATCAAGCAAATCTAACAAAAAAACAGCTTAAATTAATCCGTTGAGCCAATGATAATCCCCGAGTTAAGAGCGGAAATATTGATAAGACAAACTCGCCAGGCGCAATTATTGACTTTAAAAATGTAGCAAAATATTATCTTTTTGGATCAGTTGTTACCAAAGTTTTTGCGGATATTAATTTTAGTATTGCCGCTGGTGATTTTGCAATTCTTAGTGGAAAATCAGGATCGGGAAAGTCAACAATTCTTAACTTAATGTCAGGACTAGATCGAGCAACTGAAGGGGAAATTATCGTTGATTCAGTCAATCTTGCCTATCTTAAAAACGGAGAACTTACCAAATTTAGGCGCCAAAATGTCTCCTTTATTTTTCAGTCTTATAACCTTTTGGGAAACATTAACGGTTATGATAATGTCCAAGTTGGCGCCTATCTTCAAAAGGATAAGTCAAAAGTACTTGATATTGAGCAACTTTTTGCCGAATTTGAACTTGATGATATCAAGTTCAAATTCCCATCGCAGATGTCTGGGGGACAGCAACAAAGAATCTCGATTCTCCGTGCTCTTGTTAAGAATGCCAAAGTAATTTTTGCTGATGAACCTACTGGCGCCCTTGATGAAACTAATACCAATATTGTCTTACGCGCCTTGAAATATATCAACAAAAAATACAAAACCACAATCGTTATGGTCTCACATGATCCAGCAATGGAGGCCTTAGCCGATTTAATTATCAAGCTTAAAAACGGAAAATTGACAACAAAACGACATAAATCCCTTAGTTTTGAAGAGTTTTTAGCCCAAAAAGCAAAAAATTCCTAA
- a CDS encoding TIGR00282 family metallophosphoesterase: protein MKSATVLFVGDIFGAPGIEIFKEQLELLKQKYQFDLVIVQAENITGRKGLNKKDYLYLKKLGVDIFTVGNHVWSNPEINLIINNADIVRPLNIAPEYQGNGSTVIEKNGKTFRITSLLGVAFNKLVKPWNHQFADNFFDAIDQVLAQDKADFHIVDFHAETTSEKNTLAIYLNGKINALLGTHTHVQTADARKLALGTLFITDVGMTGPANDAIGVSFLDVYKKIRYQKNARFRISANSCQFNAVILELNQQLEKQKIFPINIYK from the coding sequence ATGAAATCTGCTACTGTATTATTCGTTGGTGATATTTTTGGTGCCCCTGGAATTGAAATTTTTAAAGAACAACTTGAACTCTTAAAACAAAAATATCAATTTGATCTTGTAATTGTCCAGGCTGAAAATATCACTGGCAGAAAAGGTCTTAATAAAAAAGACTATTTATATTTAAAAAAATTAGGGGTTGATATTTTTACAGTCGGCAATCATGTCTGATCAAATCCAGAAATCAACCTAATTATTAACAACGCCGATATAGTCAGACCCTTAAATATTGCCCCCGAATATCAAGGAAATGGCTCAACGGTAATTGAAAAAAACGGCAAAACCTTCCGGATTACCTCACTTCTTGGAGTTGCTTTTAATAAACTAGTCAAGCCTTGGAATCATCAGTTTGCCGATAATTTTTTTGATGCAATCGATCAAGTTCTTGCCCAGGATAAAGCTGATTTTCATATAGTTGATTTTCATGCTGAGACTACTAGTGAAAAAAATACCTTGGCAATCTACCTTAACGGGAAAATTAATGCACTTTTAGGCACTCATACTCATGTCCAAACTGCAGATGCCCGAAAATTAGCACTGGGAACCTTATTTATCACAGATGTCGGGATGACCGGACCAGCAAATGATGCAATTGGTGTGAGTTTTCTTGATGTCTATAAAAAAATTCGCTATCAAAAAAATGCAAGATTTCGGATTTCAGCAAATAGTTGTCAATTTAATGCAGTAATTTTAGAGTTAAATCAACAATTAGAAAAGCAGAAAATTTTCCCCATTAATATTTATAAGTAA
- the yihA gene encoding ribosome biogenesis GTP-binding protein YihA/YsxC, with protein MVKCKLFFWLISWFLKVKNGEKVWKFLRSCPENCYSDPQFAFIGRSNVGKSTLINALANKKIAKTSTKPGRTQLLNFYKNESEKLFVDLPGYGYAAVSKTKKDQIDRIIAGYFQKDQPISAVFLILDARVGFTNLDYIMIEYIIKQGFKLHILANKIDKTNQSTRAILLNQCKKLKLNCLLISAKNKNNLSKLQELLE; from the coding sequence ATGGTAAAATGTAAATTATTTTTTTGGTTAATTTCTTGATTTTTAAAGGTCAAAAACGGGGAAAAAGTGTGAAAATTTCTTAGATCATGCCCAGAAAATTGTTATTCTGATCCACAATTTGCCTTTATTGGTCGCTCAAATGTCGGAAAATCAACTCTAATTAACGCTTTAGCGAATAAAAAAATTGCTAAAACATCAACAAAACCAGGGCGGACACAGTTGCTAAATTTCTATAAAAATGAAAGTGAAAAATTATTTGTTGACCTTCCTGGTTATGGTTATGCAGCCGTATCAAAGACAAAAAAAGACCAAATTGACCGAATAATTGCGGGATATTTCCAAAAAGATCAGCCAATTTCCGCTGTTTTTTTGATTCTTGATGCCCGAGTTGGTTTTACCAATCTTGATTATATTATGATTGAATATATCATCAAACAAGGTTTCAAACTTCATATTCTAGCCAATAAAATCGATAAAACTAATCAGTCAACCCGAGCAATATTACTAAATCAATGTAAAAAATTAAAACTAAATTGCTTATTAATATCTGCAAAAAACAAGAATAATTTATCAAAATTACAGGAATTATTAGAATAA